Proteins found in one Haloferax litoreum genomic segment:
- a CDS encoding DUF7089 family protein, giving the protein MFETRTLPSDLESIRDEYAPDALVVDVAGDFDTIPPEAAENLGLVVESLSPAAYPQEWLPADAPQALRRYASSDFTIGMPGDGTVTWTRQTTPPTVLVKYRAKGTPEDFLDFLIAEALVQAGTDDVPEHFLPFFGEQYRDLADAVPLGPNDVYQVAAALYEGWVGLHTREAFSSWDGRHDRLYDAWVDAGERLDDRLANLPRLVATGRLSFAEATEFACSAIKHGRDLPAPFAALDTAAYVDHGPTYAVRWAEKTFEQLADTGDDPDSSD; this is encoded by the coding sequence ATGTTCGAGACGCGCACGCTGCCGTCGGACCTCGAATCGATTCGCGACGAGTACGCACCAGACGCACTCGTGGTGGACGTGGCCGGGGACTTCGACACTATCCCCCCGGAGGCCGCCGAGAATCTCGGCCTCGTCGTCGAGTCACTCTCGCCGGCGGCGTACCCCCAAGAGTGGCTACCAGCAGATGCGCCGCAAGCCCTGCGACGGTACGCCTCGTCGGACTTCACTATCGGCATGCCCGGCGACGGAACCGTCACGTGGACTCGACAGACCACGCCACCGACCGTCCTCGTGAAGTACCGCGCGAAGGGGACGCCGGAGGACTTTCTGGACTTCCTCATCGCCGAGGCACTCGTACAGGCCGGGACGGACGACGTACCCGAACACTTCCTGCCGTTCTTCGGCGAGCAGTATCGTGACCTCGCGGACGCGGTGCCACTCGGCCCGAACGACGTGTATCAGGTCGCCGCCGCCCTCTACGAGGGGTGGGTCGGCCTCCACACGCGCGAGGCGTTCTCCTCGTGGGACGGTCGTCACGACCGACTGTACGACGCGTGGGTCGACGCGGGTGAACGACTCGACGACAGACTCGCGAACCTCCCACGACTCGTGGCCACGGGCCGACTGTCGTTCGCCGAGGCGACCGAGTTCGCCTGTTCGGCTATCAAACACGGCCGCGACCTTCCTGCGCCGTTCGCAGCGTTGGATACGGCCGCCTACGTAGACCACGGGCCGACCTACGCGGTCCGGTGGGCCGAAAAGACGTTCGAACAGTTAGCCGACACTGGCGACGACCCCGATTCGAGCGACTAA
- a CDS encoding class I SAM-dependent methyltransferase: protein MSVRDEFDAWAADGRDKGMEDRHWHTAKHALARMPVEEGDSVVDLGTGSGYALRALYDTKHIGRGVGLDGSPEMVQNAREYTDTEDITYLVGDFDDLPFADDSVDHVWSMEAFYYAPDPHHTLEEVARILKPGGTFYCAVNYYEENVHSHHWQDNISIEMTRWSHEKYRQAFRDAGLYVAEQDSIADMDIEIPSADEFPTDSWETRQDMVDRYRTFGTLLTVGVAP from the coding sequence ATGAGCGTTCGCGACGAATTCGACGCCTGGGCGGCCGATGGCCGCGACAAAGGGATGGAGGACCGACACTGGCACACGGCGAAACACGCCCTCGCCCGGATGCCGGTCGAAGAAGGCGACAGCGTCGTCGACCTCGGAACCGGCAGTGGGTACGCCCTTCGGGCACTCTACGACACGAAACACATCGGTCGTGGGGTCGGCCTCGACGGGTCCCCGGAGATGGTTCAGAACGCCCGCGAGTACACCGACACCGAGGACATCACGTACCTCGTCGGCGACTTCGACGACCTGCCCTTCGCCGACGACAGCGTCGACCACGTCTGGTCGATGGAGGCGTTCTACTACGCGCCCGACCCGCACCACACACTCGAAGAGGTCGCTCGCATCCTCAAGCCCGGTGGCACCTTCTACTGCGCGGTCAACTATTACGAAGAGAACGTCCACTCCCACCACTGGCAGGACAACATCTCAATCGAGATGACGCGGTGGTCCCACGAGAAGTACCGGCAAGCGTTCCGTGACGCGGGTCTCTACGTCGCCGAACAGGATTCTATCGCCGACATGGATATCGAGATTCCGTCCGCAGACGAGTTCCCAACCGACAGTTGGGAGACGCGCCAAGACATGGTGGACCGCTACCGAACGTTCGGAACGCTGCTCACCGTCGGCGTCGCACCCTAA
- a CDS encoding transcription antitermination protein, producing the protein MSNLLDSLRDDHETPLSRLGSSKALYAVTDGEMSGDAVRAAAAAEAMAAAELFEWWGDDEANGEASTLFSDLADTARDHAETVGAEPAADEPNVYDVLAEFETTDGRLGGALARALVSLKTVEQMVGFFIGDADPKAADTFRTLKSDLQAQLDTLADAVDELVEDEAIAREAADAVVEAAYDEYVETLEGMGIKPKNVC; encoded by the coding sequence ATGTCCAACCTCCTCGATTCCCTCCGCGACGACCACGAGACGCCCCTCTCCAGACTCGGCTCTTCGAAGGCACTGTACGCCGTCACCGACGGCGAGATGAGCGGCGACGCCGTTCGTGCTGCTGCCGCCGCAGAGGCGATGGCCGCCGCTGAATTGTTCGAGTGGTGGGGCGACGACGAGGCGAACGGCGAAGCCTCGACGCTCTTTTCGGACCTCGCGGACACCGCCCGCGACCACGCCGAGACGGTCGGTGCCGAACCCGCCGCGGACGAACCGAACGTCTACGACGTCCTCGCCGAGTTCGAGACGACCGATGGACGACTCGGCGGCGCACTCGCGCGTGCGCTCGTCTCGTTGAAGACAGTCGAACAGATGGTCGGCTTCTTCATCGGCGACGCCGACCCGAAGGCGGCCGACACGTTCCGCACGCTCAAATCCGACCTGCAAGCCCAACTCGACACGCTCGCCGACGCCGTCGACGAACTCGTCGAGGACGAGGCTATCGCCCGAGAGGCCGCCGACGCCGTCGTCGAGGCCGCCTACGACGAATACGTGGAGACGTTAGAGGGGATGGGCATCAAGCCGAAGAACGTTTGCTAG
- a CDS encoding AI-2E family transporter produces MSNSRLYVLGGVLALFSLLAAFILLDVLATVFFAITVAYLLIPLRRRLEVRGVSRWGASAIATVVAAIGASVVLAPLFVIFFLRLNDLFVLASLLPESLSFEVLGMAYEVTLDEALTVLFSLIRSIGRSVATAAPVVLIKLTLFGFLVFSLVLGGDSVGQTLLALVPVEYHDVATSLNTRARETLFAIYVLQAATAVGTFFIAFAVFSILGYDFVITLATVAAILQFIPIVGPSFLLALMALYHAAVGDFLAAILVGVVGGFAIAWLPDILIRPRLARETADLPGSLYFVGFVGGLLSLGPVGIIAGPLVVALLAESVSLLGDELDVENGRAPEDATEATVEPDASDSATDPGSGSDADSDEATGVPP; encoded by the coding sequence GTGAGTAATTCGCGCCTGTACGTCCTCGGCGGTGTCCTCGCGCTCTTCTCGCTGCTCGCGGCGTTTATCCTCCTCGACGTACTGGCGACGGTATTCTTCGCCATCACCGTCGCGTACCTCCTCATCCCGCTCAGACGCCGTCTGGAAGTTCGTGGCGTGTCTCGGTGGGGAGCGAGTGCTATCGCGACAGTCGTCGCCGCCATCGGTGCGTCCGTCGTTCTGGCACCGCTGTTCGTCATCTTCTTTCTCCGACTGAACGACCTCTTCGTACTCGCGTCGCTCTTGCCGGAGTCACTCTCGTTCGAGGTTCTCGGGATGGCCTACGAGGTGACGCTCGACGAGGCTCTCACGGTCCTCTTCTCGCTGATTCGGTCCATCGGCCGGTCTGTCGCCACGGCGGCACCCGTCGTCCTCATCAAACTCACCCTGTTCGGGTTCTTGGTGTTCTCGCTGGTCCTCGGCGGCGACTCGGTCGGACAGACGCTCCTCGCGTTGGTCCCCGTAGAGTACCACGACGTGGCTACCTCGCTCAACACGCGCGCTCGAGAGACGCTCTTCGCAATCTACGTCTTGCAGGCGGCGACTGCCGTCGGGACGTTCTTCATCGCGTTCGCGGTGTTCTCGATACTCGGGTACGACTTCGTCATCACGCTCGCGACGGTGGCCGCCATCCTCCAGTTCATCCCCATCGTCGGCCCGAGTTTCCTCCTCGCGCTGATGGCGCTGTATCACGCCGCCGTGGGCGACTTCCTCGCCGCCATCCTCGTCGGCGTCGTCGGTGGGTTCGCCATCGCGTGGCTTCCAGATATTCTCATTCGTCCACGTCTCGCCAGAGAGACGGCGGACCTGCCGGGAAGTCTCTACTTCGTCGGGTTCGTCGGTGGTCTCCTCAGCCTCGGTCCCGTCGGTATCATCGCTGGACCACTCGTCGTCGCACTCCTCGCGGAGTCGGTGTCGCTGTTGGGTGACGAACTGGACGTCGAAAACGGACGCGCACCCGAAGATGCGACAGAGGCAACAGTCGAGCCTGACGCTTCTGACTCGGCGACTGACCCCGGTTCTGGGTCTGACGCGGACTCGGACGAAGCGACTGGGGTTCCACCGTGA
- a CDS encoding ferredoxin: protein MRVEYDRDTCIGIFQCVDEWDAFQKNLDDGKADLDGAEETDDGVFVREIPEDAEFDAKFAARVCPVEAIRIVDDDGEQLVP from the coding sequence ATGAGAGTCGAGTACGACCGTGACACCTGCATCGGTATCTTCCAGTGTGTCGACGAGTGGGACGCGTTCCAGAAGAACCTCGACGACGGGAAGGCCGACCTCGACGGCGCAGAAGAGACCGACGACGGCGTGTTCGTCCGCGAGATTCCCGAAGACGCCGAGTTCGACGCGAAGTTCGCCGCCCGCGTCTGTCCCGTCGAAGCCATCCGCATCGTCGACGACGACGGCGAGCAACTCGTCCCCTGA
- a CDS encoding thiamine ABC transporter substrate-binding protein yields the protein MKRRTFLKTAGASGTAALLAGCTGTSGETTTAESGGGAETTTTQGTTVDGGDQTLSVGTYASFVDAPSTSPGVWLKDEFESEFDATLEWQTPDAGVNHYIERSLRGVESGADLYVGLDAQMLVRIDDKLDEALFTPAEGLSRLGDVNEELEFDPQGRAIPYDTGYISLVYDETQGEDGPFTAPETFDGLLESEYAGALLAQNPTSSATGQAFLLHTIDAKGEDGYLDYWAQLKENDVRVLGNWADSYTAYSNGEAPMVVSYSTDQVYANQSGEDLAKHQIRFLNDQGYANPEGMAAFADATEPDLATEFMDFVLRPEVQAEIAVRNVQFPATTNAELPEDFAQYAHEPPEAVTFAYDRLKDNLSDWTDAWAQEFASK from the coding sequence ATGAAACGACGAACCTTCCTCAAAACTGCCGGTGCGAGTGGGACGGCCGCACTCCTCGCCGGGTGTACGGGAACGTCGGGCGAGACCACGACGGCAGAATCGGGCGGCGGCGCGGAGACGACGACCACGCAAGGGACGACAGTCGACGGCGGCGACCAGACGCTCAGCGTCGGAACCTACGCGTCGTTCGTCGACGCACCGAGTACGAGTCCCGGTGTCTGGCTGAAAGACGAGTTCGAGTCCGAGTTCGACGCCACACTGGAGTGGCAGACGCCCGACGCCGGCGTGAACCACTACATCGAGCGCTCACTCCGCGGTGTCGAGTCCGGGGCAGACCTCTACGTTGGCCTCGACGCGCAGATGCTCGTCCGTATCGACGATAAACTCGACGAGGCACTGTTCACCCCGGCCGAGGGTCTCTCACGCCTCGGTGACGTGAACGAAGAACTCGAATTCGACCCACAAGGCCGCGCGATTCCCTACGACACGGGGTACATCTCGCTCGTCTACGACGAGACGCAAGGCGAAGACGGACCCTTCACGGCCCCGGAGACGTTCGACGGTCTGCTCGAATCCGAGTACGCGGGCGCACTCCTCGCACAGAACCCGACGTCGTCGGCGACGGGACAGGCGTTCTTGCTCCACACCATCGACGCGAAGGGTGAAGACGGCTACCTCGACTACTGGGCACAGTTGAAGGAGAACGACGTTCGCGTCCTCGGCAACTGGGCCGACTCGTACACCGCCTACTCCAACGGCGAAGCGCCGATGGTCGTCTCGTATTCGACCGACCAGGTGTACGCCAACCAATCCGGCGAAGACCTGGCGAAACACCAGATTCGCTTCCTGAACGACCAGGGCTACGCCAACCCGGAGGGGATGGCGGCGTTCGCCGATGCCACTGAACCCGACCTTGCCACCGAGTTCATGGACTTCGTCCTGCGCCCCGAGGTGCAAGCCGAAATCGCCGTGCGCAACGTCCAGTTCCCGGCGACGACGAACGCCGAACTTCCCGAAGACTTCGCCCAGTACGCCCACGAACCCCCGGAGGCAGTCACGTTCGCGTACGACCGTCTCAAGGACAACCTGAGTGACTGGACCGACGCGTGGGCCCAGGAGTTCGCCAGCAAGTGA
- a CDS encoding DUF7090 family protein, protein MDYELAIEETPETISGGTGILLLHPSIGETDRIDTDFFKVDTDNFLVVSTRTTAREVEQKLEHYEVDESRATILDTLSIERGYSRRSGENIYYVAAPDDLDAIVEKTRQFLERHDGKLRLSVDSVTEMAYYADVDRAFEATKRILALLDEYDAVGLFHLSKEVHDEETLQRFRDLFDGVVDLHEDGTVTTEF, encoded by the coding sequence ATGGATTACGAGCTCGCCATCGAAGAGACGCCCGAGACGATTTCGGGCGGGACAGGTATCTTGCTTCTTCACCCGAGTATCGGCGAGACTGACCGCATCGACACTGACTTCTTCAAAGTCGACACCGACAACTTCCTCGTCGTCTCGACGCGGACCACCGCACGAGAAGTCGAACAGAAGTTAGAGCACTACGAAGTCGACGAGTCCCGTGCGACCATCCTCGACACGCTCTCTATCGAACGCGGGTACTCTCGACGAAGCGGTGAGAACATCTACTACGTCGCCGCCCCGGACGACTTAGACGCCATCGTAGAGAAGACACGACAGTTCCTCGAACGCCACGACGGGAAACTCCGTCTGAGTGTCGATTCGGTGACCGAGATGGCTTACTACGCCGACGTGGACCGCGCGTTCGAGGCCACCAAGCGCATTCTGGCTCTTCTCGACGAATACGATGCAGTCGGTCTCTTCCACCTCTCGAAAGAGGTCCACGACGAGGAGACACTCCAGCGGTTCCGCGACCTGTTCGACGGTGTCGTCGACCTCCACGAAGACGGAACGGTCACGACCGAGTTCTAA
- a CDS encoding sulfurtransferase: MVDVVSADWLSEHLEDVRVVDVRDGWEFDGIGHLPNAVSIPFDEFRNTEGDVGMLPGSDVWSELLSNAGISADDDIVAYDDTHGVFAARFLVTALLYGHESARLHLLDGDFSAWNRGHETTTDASDVPAATYEVSDSSASPLVDFETVEAALDDSETVIVDTRDAAEFEEGHLPGAVNLDWRELVDDETRGLKSRDELDAILEPAGITPDRRIVLYCNTARRISHTYVVLSHLGYEHVEFYEGSLMEWEARDGALVEG; this comes from the coding sequence ATGGTAGACGTGGTCTCCGCAGACTGGCTTTCGGAGCACCTCGAGGACGTTCGCGTCGTCGACGTGCGCGATGGGTGGGAGTTCGACGGTATCGGTCACCTCCCGAACGCCGTCTCGATTCCGTTCGACGAGTTCCGCAACACCGAGGGCGACGTGGGGATGCTCCCCGGCAGCGACGTGTGGAGCGAGTTGTTGTCGAACGCGGGCATCTCGGCTGACGACGACATCGTCGCCTACGACGACACCCACGGCGTCTTCGCGGCCAGATTCCTCGTGACGGCGCTGTTGTACGGTCACGAGTCGGCGAGGCTTCACCTCCTCGACGGGGATTTCAGCGCGTGGAACCGCGGGCACGAGACGACGACGGACGCATCCGACGTGCCGGCCGCGACCTACGAGGTGTCCGACTCGTCGGCGTCACCGTTGGTCGATTTCGAGACGGTCGAAGCCGCACTGGACGACTCGGAGACAGTCATCGTCGATACCCGCGACGCCGCGGAGTTCGAGGAAGGCCACCTTCCCGGCGCGGTCAACCTCGATTGGCGCGAACTCGTGGACGACGAGACGCGGGGGTTGAAGTCCCGAGACGAACTCGACGCCATCCTCGAACCGGCGGGAATCACGCCGGACCGCCGAATCGTCCTCTACTGCAACACGGCACGCCGAATCAGCCACACCTACGTCGTCCTCTCGCACCTCGGCTACGAGCACGTCGAATTCTACGAAGGGAGCCTCATGGAGTGGGAAGCGCGCGACGGTGCGCTCGTCGAAGGGTAG
- a CDS encoding ABC transporter ATP-binding protein, translated as MKLELDSVSKRYGTATALDSVSLTVDDGEFFTLVGPSGCGKTTTLRCIAGFESPTEGTVRFDGESMDGVPPEARGVGVVFQNYALFPHMSVGENVAYGLRFVDPPGGVTRDERVEELLKLVDLAGFEDREPDSLSGGQQQRVALARALAPGPAILLLDEPMSALDARLRERLRQQVKRIQSELGVTTVYVTHDQSEALAVSDRVAVLNRGRVEQVGEPRDVYHRPRTEFVAEFVGENNVLHGVVESRLEAEGVEVDVDGHSFILDGVDKSAGESLTFCVRPENLRAGTETNQIRGTITGTEFQGATTRLGLDWKQTDVTVVVADDGDTTFEVGQELVVGFDPDAAHVVA; from the coding sequence ATGAAACTCGAACTCGACAGCGTGTCGAAGCGCTACGGGACCGCGACGGCACTGGATTCGGTATCGCTCACCGTCGACGATGGCGAGTTCTTCACGCTCGTCGGCCCCTCCGGGTGCGGGAAGACGACGACGCTCCGGTGTATCGCCGGATTCGAGTCGCCGACTGAGGGCACGGTTCGCTTCGACGGCGAGTCGATGGACGGGGTTCCACCCGAAGCGAGGGGGGTCGGTGTCGTGTTCCAGAACTACGCGCTGTTCCCGCACATGAGCGTCGGCGAGAACGTCGCCTACGGACTCAGGTTCGTGGACCCACCCGGTGGGGTCACCCGCGACGAACGCGTCGAAGAACTCCTCAAACTCGTGGACCTCGCAGGGTTCGAGGACCGCGAACCCGACTCCCTCTCCGGCGGGCAACAACAACGTGTCGCCCTCGCGCGCGCCCTCGCACCCGGTCCGGCCATCCTCCTCCTCGACGAACCCATGTCGGCGCTGGACGCCCGTCTACGTGAGCGACTCCGCCAACAGGTCAAGCGCATCCAGTCGGAACTCGGTGTCACGACAGTCTACGTCACCCACGACCAATCGGAAGCACTGGCAGTCTCTGACCGCGTCGCCGTCCTCAACCGCGGGCGCGTCGAGCAAGTCGGTGAACCCCGCGACGTGTACCATCGGCCTCGAACTGAGTTCGTCGCAGAGTTCGTCGGCGAGAACAACGTCCTCCACGGAGTCGTGGAGTCTCGACTGGAAGCAGAGGGGGTCGAAGTGGACGTGGATGGACACTCGTTCATCCTCGACGGCGTCGACAAATCGGCCGGTGAGTCACTCACGTTCTGTGTCCGCCCGGAGAACCTTCGGGCCGGTACCGAGACGAACCAGATTCGTGGGACCATCACCGGCACGGAGTTCCAGGGTGCGACCACCCGTCTCGGACTCGACTGGAAGCAGACCGACGTGACCGTGGTCGTCGCGGACGACGGCGACACCACGTTCGAGGTCGGTCAAGAACTCGTCGTCGGGTTCGACCCCGACGCGGCACACGTCGTAGCGTGA
- a CDS encoding DUF7553 family protein has product MTREELQTASQLLKEAAEATDGDVQARLYEQSDQLAKLADREQGPDHGRLARHMTVLHELAESLDGDVAETVREARQQVLEYRKGVPGV; this is encoded by the coding sequence ATGACACGAGAAGAGCTTCAGACGGCGAGCCAGCTACTCAAAGAAGCTGCCGAAGCAACCGACGGGGACGTGCAAGCACGCCTCTACGAGCAGTCCGACCAGTTGGCGAAACTCGCCGACCGCGAGCAGGGACCGGACCACGGCCGACTCGCCCGCCACATGACCGTCCTCCACGAACTCGCCGAGAGCCTCGACGGCGACGTGGCCGAGACGGTCCGCGAGGCCCGACAGCAAGTCCTCGAATACCGAAAAGGCGTTCCCGGCGTCTGA
- a CDS encoding DUF2391 family protein — protein sequence MVGVRRRFALADTAQQVVGGFLLAGPFVVTEEVWVLARGMSLSQAILTFVIVLAVGYGALYKADDRDPDKEKEVGGIPVRFISLISVSYLSVFILALAFDAPGTFLSDVSGTVLFHAFGYELDLAVLRITLKATSVGAVFSVIGAATADSLY from the coding sequence ATGGTCGGAGTACGCCGCCGATTTGCCCTCGCCGACACGGCACAGCAGGTCGTCGGAGGGTTCCTCCTCGCCGGACCGTTCGTCGTGACCGAGGAGGTGTGGGTGCTCGCGCGAGGGATGTCCCTCAGTCAAGCGATTCTCACGTTCGTCATCGTCCTCGCCGTCGGGTATGGGGCGCTCTACAAGGCAGACGACCGGGACCCGGACAAAGAAAAAGAAGTCGGCGGCATCCCGGTTCGGTTCATCTCGCTCATCAGCGTCTCGTATCTCTCGGTGTTCATCCTCGCACTCGCATTCGACGCGCCGGGGACGTTCCTCTCCGACGTGTCGGGAACTGTCCTGTTCCACGCGTTCGGCTACGAACTCGACCTCGCCGTCCTCCGCATCACGCTCAAAGCGACGAGTGTCGGCGCGGTGTTCAGCGTCATCGGTGCAGCGACGGCCGACTCGCTGTACTGA
- a CDS encoding sulfurtransferase, producing the protein MSNSDYAKDVLVSADWVESHLDEFQSDDPAYRLVEVDVDTEAYDESHAPGAIGFNWESQLQDQTTRDVLTKEDFADLLGSHGISEDSTVVLYGDNSNWFAAYTYWQFKYYGHEDVRLMNGGRDYWVDNDYPVTDEVPSFSEQTYTAKGPFEDIRAYRDDVEKAVDKGLPLVDVRSPEEFSGEILAPPGLQETAQRGGHVPGASNISWAATVTDDGTFKSADELRELYAAEGIEGDESTIAYCRIGERSSIAWFALHELLGYDNVTNYDGSWTEWGNLVGAPVEKGN; encoded by the coding sequence ATGTCCAACTCCGATTACGCGAAGGACGTCCTCGTCTCTGCGGACTGGGTGGAGTCCCACCTCGACGAGTTCCAGAGCGACGACCCGGCGTATCGCCTCGTCGAAGTCGACGTCGACACCGAGGCGTACGACGAGAGCCACGCCCCCGGTGCGATTGGCTTCAACTGGGAGTCCCAACTGCAGGACCAGACGACGCGCGACGTCCTGACGAAGGAAGACTTCGCGGACCTCCTCGGTTCCCACGGCATCTCCGAGGACTCGACTGTCGTCCTCTACGGTGACAACTCGAACTGGTTCGCCGCCTACACCTACTGGCAGTTCAAGTACTACGGCCACGAGGACGTGCGCCTGATGAACGGCGGGCGCGACTACTGGGTCGACAACGACTATCCGGTCACCGACGAAGTCCCGTCCTTCTCGGAGCAGACGTACACCGCCAAAGGTCCCTTCGAGGACATCCGCGCGTACCGCGACGACGTGGAGAAGGCCGTCGACAAGGGCCTGCCCCTCGTCGACGTTCGCTCGCCCGAAGAGTTCTCCGGCGAGATTCTCGCGCCCCCGGGACTCCAGGAGACCGCCCAGCGCGGCGGCCACGTCCCCGGTGCCAGCAACATCTCGTGGGCCGCGACGGTCACCGACGACGGCACCTTCAAGTCCGCCGACGAACTCCGCGAACTCTACGCCGCCGAAGGCATCGAAGGCGACGAATCGACCATCGCCTACTGCCGCATCGGCGAGCGCTCGTCCATCGCGTGGTTCGCGCTCCACGAACTGCTCGGCTACGATAACGTCACCAACTACGACGGGTCGTGGACCGAGTGGGGCAACCTCGTGGGTGCTCCGGTCGAGAAGGGTAACTAA
- a CDS encoding ABC transporter permease: protein MDTLTDATRTPVRWVTRALEQRLLSLVAVVTAVVLFVLFYYPVATVFADAVVDDGAFTLEPLTEILTSEFYLVDIIWFTAKQAFYSTLASLALGLPAAWLFARFEFPGRETLRSLTILPFVMPSIMVAIGFVATFGRNGTLNRALTAVGLPPVELLFTLEAIIIAHAFYNAPLVARVVTAAWESVDARAVETARALGANPRRAFRDVVLPQLLPSVGIGATLTFIFTFASFPIVLALGGFQLATIEVFVFAKVRDLAYAEAASLAVIETVISLTLTAAYLSYEGRQRAAGGAANPLPRQSVVPTTWSPKSALQTVGIAAYTVVVGLVFIVPIASMILASVTGADGGLTLEHYAFLAERQATGATYQVKPLPAIWNSLLFAAGTLLVAVPMGVTMAILTTRRYRGRTLIDALAMAPFAVSGIVVGLGLLRGLVFGVDVFGTRIRVTGALAIVAAHAVSAYPFVTRNVAPLFSRLDDRLVESARSLGATRTRALFDVELPLVWTGVVAGAAFAVAISIGEFDSTIILAEGAGRYTMPVAVERLLGRRLGPATAMGCVLLLVTSVSFFVVDRFGGRWGEL from the coding sequence ATCGACACGCTCACTGACGCGACACGGACGCCGGTGCGGTGGGTCACCCGAGCCCTCGAACAGCGACTGCTCTCGCTCGTCGCAGTCGTCACCGCCGTCGTCCTCTTCGTCCTCTTTTACTACCCCGTCGCGACTGTCTTCGCCGACGCCGTCGTCGACGACGGCGCGTTCACGCTCGAACCTCTCACAGAGATTCTGACGAGTGAGTTCTACCTCGTCGATATCATCTGGTTCACGGCGAAACAGGCGTTCTATTCGACCCTCGCCAGTCTCGCCCTCGGCCTCCCCGCGGCGTGGTTGTTCGCCCGCTTCGAGTTTCCCGGCCGGGAGACGCTTCGCTCGCTCACCATCCTCCCGTTCGTCATGCCCTCCATCATGGTCGCTATCGGGTTCGTGGCGACGTTCGGGCGCAACGGGACGCTCAACCGTGCGCTCACGGCCGTCGGCCTTCCCCCGGTCGAACTGCTGTTCACGCTCGAAGCCATCATCATCGCGCACGCCTTCTACAACGCACCACTCGTCGCTCGCGTCGTGACCGCCGCGTGGGAGAGCGTCGACGCCCGCGCCGTCGAGACTGCGCGCGCCCTCGGTGCGAATCCGAGACGTGCGTTCCGCGACGTGGTCCTCCCGCAACTCCTCCCGTCAGTCGGTATCGGCGCGACGCTGACGTTCATCTTCACCTTCGCGTCGTTCCCCATCGTCCTCGCCCTCGGCGGGTTCCAACTGGCGACCATCGAGGTGTTCGTCTTCGCGAAGGTTCGTGACCTCGCGTACGCCGAGGCAGCGAGTCTCGCCGTCATCGAGACGGTCATCTCGCTCACGCTGACGGCGGCGTACCTCAGTTACGAGGGGAGACAGCGCGCCGCGGGCGGGGCGGCGAATCCGCTTCCGCGGCAGTCAGTCGTTCCGACGACGTGGTCACCGAAGTCCGCGCTTCAGACCGTCGGTATCGCCGCGTACACCGTCGTCGTCGGCCTCGTGTTCATCGTCCCCATCGCCAGCATGATTCTCGCGAGTGTCACCGGTGCCGACGGCGGACTCACCCTCGAACACTACGCCTTCCTCGCCGAACGGCAGGCGACGGGAGCGACGTATCAAGTCAAACCGCTGCCCGCAATCTGGAACTCGCTTCTCTTCGCCGCCGGGACACTCCTCGTCGCCGTTCCGATGGGTGTGACGATGGCCATCCTCACGACCCGGCGCTACCGTGGTCGGACGCTCATCGACGCCCTCGCGATGGCCCCCTTCGCCGTCTCGGGAATCGTCGTGGGCCTCGGCCTCTTACGTGGTCTGGTCTTCGGTGTCGACGTCTTCGGCACACGCATCCGCGTGACCGGTGCACTCGCCATCGTCGCCGCCCACGCAGTCAGCGCGTATCCGTTCGTCACGCGAAACGTCGCACCACTGTTCTCTCGCCTCGACGACCGACTCGTGGAGTCGGCGCGGAGTCTCGGGGCGACCCGAACGCGCGCCCTTTTCGACGTGGAACTGCCGCTCGTCTGGACTGGCGTCGTCGCGGGCGCGGCCTTCGCCGTCGCCATCAGCATCGGCGAGTTCGACTCCACGATTATCCTCGCAGAAGGCGCCGGTCGGTACACCATGCCCGTCGCTGTCGAGCGACTACTGGGTCGCCGACTCGGTCCCGCGACGGCGATGGGATGTGTCCTCCTCCTCGTCACGTCTGTGAGTTTCTTCGTCGTCGACCGGTTCGGCGGCCGGTGGGGTGAACTATGA